The Argentina anserina chromosome 3, drPotAnse1.1, whole genome shotgun sequence genome includes a region encoding these proteins:
- the LOC126787268 gene encoding UDP-glucose iridoid glucosyltransferase-like, whose amino-acid sequence MEYQQARRCRVVLVPLPFQGHITPMLQLGAILHSKGFHITIAHTQFNFPNPLNYPHFDFLALPDGIGAQTISADNFIATITAFNTKCKDHLQDSLARIMEKDDQHNKTACIIYDEYMYFAEEVAKHLRISSIILSTSSAAKMLSYIAVPMLQKNGYIPIQDSKMLELVPGLEPLRFKDLTITYFRKLDDLLQLMAKALDPRSSSSIIWNTMDCLEHLTLAKIKQEYQLPLFPIGPLHKTVPAISSSLLEEDHGCMSWLDKQPHNSVIYISLGSVASMDNKDIVEMAWGLANSEQRFLWVIRTGSTALPEGFQETVKDRGCVVRWAPQQEVLVRTAVGGFWSHCGWNSTIESISEGVPLICQPYFGDQRVNARYLTQVWGVGLEWENDMNRKDIEEAIRKLMVSKEGELIRQRAKELKEKIESSMNQGGSSYNSLNELVKLIWSF is encoded by the exons ATGGAATATCAACAAGCGAGACGCTGCAGAGTGGTGTTGGTCCCTCTGCCCTTTCAAGGCCACATAACCCCAATGCTTCAGTTGGGGGCTATCCTTCATTCCAAAGGCTTCCACATCACAATTGCCCACACCCAGTTCAACTTTCCCAACCCGCTGAATTACCCTCATTTCGACTTCTTAGCATTGCCTGATGGCATAGGGGCGCAAACTATTTCAGCGGATAACTTTATAGCAACGATAACAGCTTTCAACACCAAATGCAAGGACCATCTCCAGGATTCGCTGGCTAGGATAATGGAAAAAGATGATCAACACAATAAGACTGCTTGCATTATCTATGATGAATATATGTATTTTGCAGAAGAGGTCGCCAAACATTTAAGGATATCTAGTATCATATTGTCTACCAGCAGTGCAGCAAAGATGCTAAGTTACATTGCGGTTCCTATGCTCCAAAAGAATGGTTACATTCCCATTCAAG ACTCTAAGATGCTGGAACTAGTACCAGGACTCGAACCTCTCAGATTTAAAGACCTAACCATCACATATTTCAGAAAATTGGATGACTTGCTACAACTAATGGCAAAAGCCCTTGATCCAAGGTCATCCTCATCCATTATCTGGAACACCATGGATTGCCTCGAGCATCTGACGTTGGCAAAGATCAAGCAAGAATACCAACTTCCGTTGTTCCCTATTGGCCCTCTGCATAAAACTGTTCCAGCCATATCCAGCAGCTTATTAGAAGAGGACCATGGTTGCATGTCATGGCTTGACAAACAACCACACAACTCTGTCATCTATATAAGCCTTGGAAGCGTAGCTTCCATGGACAATAAAGACATAGTTGAAATGGCATGGGGGCTTGCAAACAGTGAGCAACGTTTCTTGTGGGTTATTCGAACAGGATCAACAGCACTCCCAGAAGGTTTCCAAGAAACTGTTAAAGACAGAGGTTGCGTAGTAAGATGGGCACCCCAACAGGAAGTCTTGGTACGCACTGCAGTTGGAGGCTTTTGGAGTCACTGTGGTTGGAATTCAACCATTGAGAGTATCTCTGAAGGAGTTCCGTTGATATGTCAACCATATTTTGGAGACCAACGAGTGAATGCAAGGTACTTGACCCAAGTTTGGGGAGTGGGGTTAGAGTGGGAGAATGACATGAACAGAAAAGATATAGAGGAAGCTATACGAAAACTTATGGTGAGTAAAGAAGGAGAGCTGATAAGGCAAAGAGCAAAAGAACTGAAGGAGAAAATTGAATCCAGTATGAATCAAGGTGGTTCTTCCTACAATTCCTTGAATGAATTGGTGAAGCTTATTTGGTCATTCTAA
- the LOC126787270 gene encoding 17.8 kDa class I heat shock protein-like, with protein MSIIPINDQRSSRDFDPSALDLWDPFLDFPLFPSSLSNVFHQLNPSSSSLNSRFDWSETRNAHVLKAALPAFADEDVLVELQEERVLQISTDSGSFMTKVKLPESAKIEELKAFMSNGVVTVTVPKVEARRPNVRVIEISGED; from the coding sequence ATGTCAATCATCCCAATCAACGACCAACGAAGCAGCAGAGACTTCGATCCCTCGGCCCTCGACCTCTGGGACCCATTCCTCGACTTCCCGCTCTTCCCTTCTTCACTCTCCAACGTTTTCCACCAACTCAACCCCAGTTCTTCCTCACTGAACTCCCGCTTCGATTGGAGCGAGACCCGAAACGCTCATGTTCTCAAGGCAGCTCTTCCTGCTTTTGCAGACGAGGACGTTCTTGTTGAGCTTCAAGAAGAGCGAGTGCTTCAGATCAGCACTGACAGCGGTAGCTTCATGACCAAGGTTAAGCTCCCCGAGAGCGCCAAGATTGAAGAGCTCAAGGCCTTTATGAGTAATGGGGTTGTTACTGTTACGGTTCCTAAGGTGGAGGCTAGGAGACCCAATGTCAGAGTCATTGAAATTTCTGGTGAAGATTGA
- the LOC126787449 gene encoding uncharacterized protein LOC126787449 has translation MEDNKSAYYVHSFAHGLHSILMEEAKIHKEVMGFFTEVTNVVNVVGTFVQCRDTLQKKHGVLVLEALSTDVLEVIAEFGSDSEQKYKAEVLLDSLQSFNFIFCLHMIVMILRITLDLAQALQGKDQDILKVMRSHIEKMDDVFLTRGRPRHKAQMITNKYHYCVDLFYNVTDMQLRALNSLFTETTTGLLRCAVCLSPSDSFSAFDKLKLIQLAQYYPIDFSATDLMVLEDQLENYIFDMHSSNEFSSLKGISDLAEKLVETGKDQVFPLVYLLATLALILPVATPKVERLFSAVDFLKNRLHMQMEDKWMRNSLIGYVEKDIPDSIDNKVILQRLQHVKKFSWKL, from the exons ATGGAGGACAATAAGtctgcatattatgttcataGCTTTGCTCATGGTCTTCATTCAATTCTCATGGAGGAGGCGAAAATCCATAAAGAAGTCATGGGTTTCTTTACTGAGGTTACAAATGTAGTGAATGTTGTTGGGACCTTTGTGCAATGTCGTGATACACTTCAAAAGAAACATGGTGTGTTAGTTCTCGAAGCACTCAGTACTG ATGTGCTTGAGGTCATAGCAGAGTTTGGATCTGATTCTGAGCAGAAATATAAAGCAGAGGTTCTATTGGATTCCCTCCAGTCTttcaatttcatattttgcttACATATGATAGTAATGATTCTGCGAATCACACTTGATTTGGCACAAGCCTTACAAGGAAAAGATCAAGATATTCTGAAGGTCATGAGATCG CATATTGAAAAGATGGATGATGTGTTTCTAACTCGAGGGAGGCCAAGGCATAAAGCTCAGATGATCACAAACAAATACCATTATTGTGTTGATTTGTTCTACAATGTTACAGATATGCAGCTCCGAGCGTTAAACAGTCTATTCACTGAGACGACTACTGGGTTGCTTCGTTGTGCGGTATGTTTAAGTCCAAGTGATTCATTCTCTGCTTTCGATAAACTGAAGTTGATTCAACTTGCTCAGTATTATCCAATTGACTTTTCGGCAACTGACCTTATGGTTCTTGAAGACCAGCTTGAGAATTACATTTTTGACATGCATTCTAGTAATGAGTTCTCAAGCTTGAAAGGAATTTCTGATCTTGCTGAAAAACTGGTTGAGACTGGGAAAGATCAGGTTTTCCCTTTAGTTTATTTGCTGGCGACTTTGGCCCTGATTTTACCTGTTGCAACTCCAAAAGTGGAACGGCTGTTTTCTGCTGTAGATTTTTTGAAGAATCGATTACACATGCAAATGGAAGATAAATGGATGAGAAATAGCTTAATTGGATATGTTGAGAAGGACATTCCTGATAGTATTGATAACAAGGTCATACTGCAGCGCCTTCAGCATGTTAAGAAGTTTTCATGGAAGCTGTAG
- the LOC126789585 gene encoding 18.5 kDa class I heat shock protein-like, whose amino-acid sequence MSLIPSFGRNRSSNIFDPFSLDLWEPFKDFPFPSSSLSAFPELPRENSAFVNTRIDWKETPEAHVFKADIPGLKKEEVKVEVEDDRVLQISGERKIEKEDKNDTWHRVERSSGKFSRRFRLPENAKVEEIKASMENGVLSVTIPKAEIKKPDVKAIEISG is encoded by the coding sequence ATGTCACTCATCCCCAGTTTCGGACGGAACAGGAGCAGCAACATCTTTGACCCCTTTTCCCTAGATCTCTGGGAGCCCTTCAAGGATTTCCCATTCCCTTCTTCATCGCTCTCTGCTTTCCCCGAACTCCCTCGCGAAAACTCGGCTTTTGTCAACACCAGGATCGACTGGAAGGAGACCCCGGAAGCCCATGTGTTCAAGGCTGACATTCCTGGGCTGAAGAAAGAGGAGGTCAAGGTGGAGGTCGAAGACGACAGGGTGCTTCAGATCAGTGGAGAGAGGAAGATAGAGAAGGAGGACAAGAACGACACTTGGCACCGGGTCGAGCGGAGCAGCGGCAAGTTCTCGAGGAGGTTCAGGCTTCCTGAGAATGCCAAGGTTGAAGAGATCAAGGCTTCTATGGAGAATGGGGTTCTCAGCGTGACGATTCCTAAGGCAGAGATCAAGAAGCCTGATGTGAAAGCCATTGAGATCTCTGGTTAA
- the LOC126787450 gene encoding protein GLUTAMINE DUMPER 5-like → MAPTGSPWKYPIPFLLGGLVTMTILVASALLILACSYWKRNGEGSSAVRDVEPGGESVKVFKDKVLVIMAGNEHATYLATPIPICPRKDTSFEEESEMIAEDHHKEEDSEILKGAAPSTE, encoded by the coding sequence ATGGCTCCCACGGGGTCACCTTGGAAGTATCCGATCCCATTCCTTTTAGGCGGTCTAGTGACTATGACTATTCTTGTTGCTTCTGCTCTGCTGATCTTGGCTTGCTCGTACTGGAAGCGAAACGGAGAAGGCAGCAGTGCCGTCAGAGATGTTGAACCAGGCGGCGAGTCGGTGAAGGTATTTAAAGACAAAGTTTTGGTTATAATGGCCGGAAATGAGCACGCTACTTACTTGGCCACCCCAATTCCTATTTGCCCTCGTAAAGATACTAGTTTTGAAGAAGAATCAGAGATGATAGCGGAAGATCATCATAAGGAAGAGGATTCTGAGATATTGAAAGGGGCGGCACCATCAACAGAGTGA
- the LOC126786076 gene encoding 18.5 kDa class I heat shock protein: MSLIPSFRRSNVFDPFALDLWDPFKDFQFPSSSLSEFPRENSAFVNTRIDWKETPEAHVFKADIPGLKKEEVKVVVEDDRVLQISGERKIEKEDKNDTWHRVERSSGKFSRRFRLPENAKVEEIKASMENGVLSVTIPKAEVKKPDVKAIEISS, encoded by the coding sequence ATGTCGCTCATCCCCAGCTTCCGACGTAGTAATGTCTTTGATCCCTTTGCCCTCGATCTCTGGGATCCTTTCAAGGACTTCCAATTCCcttcttcctctctttctgAATTCCCTCGCGAAAACTCGGCTTTTGTTAACACCAGGATCGACTGGAAGGAGACCCCGGAAGCCCATGTGTTCAAGGCTGACATTCCCGGGCTGAAGAAAGAGGAGGTCAAGGTGGTGGTCGAAGACGACAGGGTACTTCAGATCAGTGGAGAGAGGAAGATAGAGAAGGAGGACAAGAACGACACTTGGCACCGGGTCGAGCGGAGCAGCGGCAAGTTCTCGAGGAGGTTCAGGCTTCCTGAGAATGCCAAGGTTGAAGAGATCAAGGCTTCTATGGAGAATGGGGTTCTCAGCGTGACGATTCCTAAGGCAGAGGTCAAGAAGCCTGATGTCAAGGCTATCGAAATCTCTAGTTGA
- the LOC126786068 gene encoding uncharacterized protein LOC126786068: protein MDGRFESTRNSSDQQSLGTSGNTFRQASRCLNPQSKFRSEKHSLSYADLHHEITRNVKDIPPMSDGNHRKQCIDRMTTEADELVKHMSKLPSYLEKGKNLQEKALNVGVLDWRRLEKWQYSQKHMPNRSDRYSPSSSNTTSSFSTDESSTHSSGGHSCSPARLTVHRTPLQSHFTTSPMEGPSEVVNSFRGCNGESVDLKADQSNNMNGPEKFIRPDKSLCNNHINITVAQGKRKDSDPKTQPERGNLRHGLQHEVVATKLRVKKTSQGESLKKVDKAQQPFSENLELDSPEGCNRVVLLVPRDLPEKKHSGLGLSHISDSERLPGQRAAEMPELTRLSLPERPKEACLAELNSGLPHSCRFPSEVDRKHFRVKHLGSAAAASGSFQSNTLGSASQLALRSSTRMSPSRHRVQENKKMTGVSIMSTANEPSRGSDLKPGKVIAEKVRSSSPFRRLSIAVGKMSKTSSSKDSSDVQQPRSTTFKARPGSRNNIASGSLDTSDTDKSNAGGRARSSPLRRLLDPLLKPKVANHHSVEPLEKNSISTNKACKSSGVRVESLSEQPGKVKLGMSGCKQINVNEFSMDRKTRPSVVQALLRVAVKNGLPLFTFAVNNDIDILAATMKKLNTSGKGDCSSIYTFFSVREVKKKNGTWLNHGSKGKGHDYIRNVVAQMKVSDSQFPNFVRLDQFSFREFVLFSVNLKQADCQTSDFQPNDELVAAVVKIPKKKSQTSSTDGCNNDTYSDLPTVGSEECLSKVRHHSYSVADVQSKPFAGSQGFISTTVILPSGAHSLPSNGGPSSLIERWSTGGSCDCGGWDLGCKLRILDNQNQASENLTSHNASSIPDRFELCYQGPLQENQPTLSLAPFKDGIYSVEFNPSLSVLQAFSICIAVLDSRNLCEFSEFRETKATVPVDGTSEPNQTEGEVPARYASYPPHSPVGRV, encoded by the exons ATGGATGGGCGTTTTGAATCAACAAGGAATTCTAGTGACCAACAATCTCTAGGAACAAGTGGAAACACATTTCGCCAAGCAAGCCGATGTTTGAATCCACAATCCAAGTTCAGATCAGAAAAGCATAGTTTATCCTATGCTGATCTCCATCATGAAATTACCCGAAATGTGAAAGATATACCACCCATGTCTGATGGAAACCACCGGAAGCAGTGTATTGATAGAATGACAACTGAGGCCGATGAACTTGTCAAGCATATGTCGAAGTTGCCAAGTTATCTTGAGAAAGGGAAAAACCTCCAGGAGAAAGCTTTGAATGTTGGAGTTCTTGACTGGAGGCGCCTAGAAAAATGGCAGTATAGCCAAAAGCATATGCCAAACAGAAGTGACAGGTATTCACCGTCCAGCAGTAATACAACCTCATCCTTTTCGACAGATGAATCATCAACCCATTCTAGCGGAGGTCACAGCTGTTCACCTGCTCGACTTACGGTTCACCGTACTCCCCTCCAATCTCATTTCACGACTTCTCCAATGGAAGGGCCTTCTGAAGTCGTCAACTCATTTAGAGGATGTAATGGAGAGTCTGTGGATCTTAAAGCTGACCAGAGTAACAACATGAATGGACCGGAGAAGTTCATTAGGCCAGATAAGTCTCTCTGCAACAATCATATAAATATAACGGTTGCTCAGGGCAAGAGAAAAGACTCAGACCCAAAGACTCAGCCAGAAAGAGGAAATTTGCGGCATGGATTACAGCATGAGGTGGTAGCAACAAAGTTAAGGGTAAAGAAAACTTCTCAAGGTGAGTCTCTGAAGAAAGTAGATAAGGCCCAGCAGCCATTTTCAGAAAATCTTGAACTAGATAGCCCAGAAGGTTGCAATAGAGTTGTTTTGCTTGTGCCTAGAGATCTTCCTGAAAAAAAACATTCTGGGTTGGGGCTTTCCCACATTTCTGATTCAGAAAGACTCCCAGGTCAAAGAGCTGCAGAAATGCCAGAATTAACTCGACTAAGCTTGCCAGAGAGGCCCAAGGAGGCCTGCCTTGCAGAGCTCAATTCTGGTCTCCCCCACTCGTGTCGTTTTCCTTCTGAAGTTGATCGTAAGCATTTTAGGGTAAAACATCTTGGCTCCGCTGCGGCAGCAAGTGGCAGCTTTCAATCTAATACACTTGGCTCAGCATCACAGTTGGCTCTTAGATCCTCAACAAGAATGAGTCCATCCAGACATAGAGTTCAGGAAAACAAGAAAATGACCGGAGTATCAATAATGTCAACTGCAAATGAGCCTTCTAGAGGATCAGATTTAAAGCCAGGGAAAGTAATTGCTGAAAAAGTAAGAAGCTCATCACCTTTCCGGCGACTAAGCATTGCTGTGGGTAAGATGAGTAAAACTTCCAGTTCTAAAGACTCTTCAGATGTACAACAGCCTCGATCAACAACTTTCAAGGCTAGACCTGGTTCTAGGAACAACATTGCTTCTGGTTCCCTGGATACTTCGGACACTGATAAGTCCAATGCCGGTGGCAGAGCCAGGTCCAGCCCGCTGAGGAGGTTACTGGATCCACTGCTGAAGCCAAAGGTAGCCAATCATCATTCAGTTGAGCCCCTGGAGAAGAATTCCATATCAACAAACAAGGCCTGTAAATCGTCTGGTGTGCGGGTGGAATCTTTGTCTGAGCAGCCAGGGAAAGTAAAGCTAGGCATGTCTGGTTGTAAGCAAATAAATGTCAATGAATTTTCTATGGATAGGAAGACTAGACCATCAGTGGTTCAAGCTCTTCTACGAGTTGCAGTTAAGAATGGCCTGCCCCTGTTCACATTTGCAGTCAACAATGACATTGACATTCTTGCAGCCACAATGAAGAAGTTGAATACCTCAGGCAAGGGTGATTGCAGTAGTATTTACACATTCTTCAGCGTGCGGGAAGTCAAGAAAAAGAATGGAACTTGGCTGAATCATGGAAGCAAAGGAAAAGGTCATGATTACATCCGTAATGTTGTTGCTCAAATGAAGGTTTCTGATTCACAATTTCCCAATTTTGTTAGACTGGATCAGTTTAGCTTTAGAGagtttgttttattttcagtAAACCTGAAACAGGCAGATTGTCAAACCTCAGACTTCCAGCCAAATGATGAACTTGTAGCTGCTGTTGTCAAAATCCCAAAAAAGAAGAGTCAGACATCATCTACAGATGGGTGTAATAATGATACCTATAGTGACTTGCCTACAGTTGGTTCAGAAGAGTGTTTGTCAAAGGTGAGACATCACTCTTATTCTGTGGCAGATGTACAGAGCAAGCCTTTTGCTGGTAGTCAAGGCTTCATTAGCACAACAGTCATACTTCCTAGTGGTGCCCATAGTCTTCCGAGTAATGGAGGACCATCGTCTTTGATTGAAAGGTGGAGTACAGGTGGATCATGTGACTGTGGTGGTTGGGATTTGGGTTGCAAACTACgaatattggacaaccagaatCAAGCGAGTGAGAATTTAACTTCACATAATGCTAGTTCAATCCCAGATCGGTTCGAGCTTTGCTATCAG GGTCCTCTACAAGAAAACCAACCTACTTTAAGTTTGGCTCCATTTAAGGATGGGATCTATTCAGTTGAGTTTAATCCTTCACTCTCAGTCTTACAAGCGTTCTCCATATGTAT